In Haliaeetus albicilla chromosome 14, bHalAlb1.1, whole genome shotgun sequence, one genomic interval encodes:
- the FAM3C gene encoding protein FAM3C yields MRIAGAAKLVVVVAIFLLTFYVISQVFEIKMDANLGHIFARSALDAAARSTKPPRYKCGISKACPEKHFAFKMASGAANVVGPKICVEDNVLMSGVKNNVGRGINVALVNGKTGEPLDTKFFDMWGGDVAPFIEFLKSIQDGTIVLMGTYDDGATKLNEEARKLIAELGSTSITNLGFRDNWVFCGGKGIKTKSPFEQHIKNNKDTNKYEGWPEVVEMEGCIPQKQD; encoded by the exons ATGAGAATAGCAG GTGCTGCAAAGTTGGTAGTAGTCGtagcaatatttttattgacATTTTATGTCATATCTCaagtgtttgaaataaaaatggatgCAAACTTAGGACACATATTTG cTAGATCAGCACTGGATGCAGCTGCACGCT cTACAAAGCCTCCAAGATACAAATGTGGGATCTCTAAAGCTTGTcctgaaaagcattttgcattCAAAATGGCAAGTGGAGCAGCAAATGTAGTTGGACCTAAAATTTGTGTAGAAGATAATGT tttaatGAGTGGagttaaaaataatgttggCAGAGGAATAAACGTGGCCTTGGTCAATG gTAAAACAGGAGAACCATTAGACACTAAATTCTTTGACatgtggggaggag aTGTGGCACCATTTATTGAATTTCTGAAGTCCATCCAGGATGGAACGATAGTGTTAATGGGAACATATGATGATGGTGCAACCAA GCTTAATGAGGAAGCAAGGAAGCTGATCGCTGAATTAGGAAGCACATCTATTACTAACCTTGGCTTTAGAGACAATTGGGTCTTCTGTGGTGGAAAAGGAATTAAGACTAAAAGTCCGTTTGAACAG CATATAAAGAACAACAAGGACACAAACAAGTATGAAGGCTGGCCAGAAGTTGTGGAGATGGAAGGCTGTATCCCTCAGAAGCAAGActag